A genome region from Megalobrama amblycephala isolate DHTTF-2021 linkage group LG18, ASM1881202v1, whole genome shotgun sequence includes the following:
- the LOC125253213 gene encoding NLR family CARD domain-containing protein 3-like, whose protein sequence is MEISSDKYKVSFIFDGLDECRLFLDFQSDVRLCDVTESASVDVLLTNLIAGNLLPSALIWITSRPAAADLVPSECVHRVTEVRGFSDPQKQEYFRKGIRDQSLADRIFSHLKSSRSLFIMCHIPVFCWISAAVLEKMLSEAERGEIPKTLTQMYTHFLILQTNIKHEKDYEKKVKDEDMIVKLGKLAFQQLEKGNLIFYEEDLRECGIDVTEASVYSGLCTQIFREELGLYQGKVFCFVHLSIQEHLAALYVHLSFMNKNINVFDQITKPTKASLSDLHRRAVDEALDSKNGHLDLFLRFLLGLSVESNQSLLQELKTQTGNRSHNNEKTVHYIKEKISENPSPDKYISLFHCLNELGDLSLVNEAQPHMSSRGLRNVKLSSSQWSALVFVLLTSEETMKEFNLYRLIGYKTDHDTVNTADEVLQKMLPVITATRSAVLGDCGVTDEGWAALASALRSNSSHLRKLDLSGIN, encoded by the exons atggaaatatCCAGTGATAAGTACAAAGTTTCcttcatctttgatggtctggatgagtGTCGTCTGTTTCTGGATTTTCAGAGCGATGTGAGGTTGTGTGATGTGACTGAATCAGCCTCAGTGGACGTGCTGCTGACGAACCTCATTGCGGGGaatctgcttccctctgctctcatctggatcacctccagaccagcagcagctgatCTCGTCCCCTCTGAGTGTGTCCATCGAGTGACAGAGGTACGAGGCTTCAGTGACCCACAGAAGCAGGAATACTTCAGGAAGGGAATCCGGGATCAGAGTCTGGCCGACAGGATCTTCTCACACCTGAAGTCATCAAGGAgcctttttattatgtgtcacatcccagtgttctgctggatctcagccgCTGTTCTGGAGAAGATGTTGAGTGAAGCAGAGAGAGGAGAGATTCCCAAGACTCTGactcaaatgtacacacacttcctgatCCTTCAGACCAACATCAAACATGAGAAGGACTATGAGAAGAAAGTGAAAGATGAAGACATGATTGTCAAACTGGGAAAACTGGCATTTCAGCAGCTTGAGAAAGGCAACCTGATCTTCTATGAGGAAGACCTGAGAGAGTGTGGCATTGATGTGACAGAAGCATCAGTGTACTCAGGATtgtgcactcagatcttcagagaggagTTGGGCTTGTATCAGGGGAAAGTCTTCTGCTTTGTTCATCTGAGCATTCAGGAACATCTAGCAGCTCTATATGTGCATCTCTCCTTTATGAACAAGAACATCAATGTGTTTGACCAGATTACCAAACCAACTAAAGCTTCACTATCTGACCTCCATCGGAGAGCTGTGGATGAGGCTTTAGACAGTAAAAATGGGCATCTGGACCTTTTCCTTCGTTTCCTTCTGGGTCTGTCAGTGGAGTCTAATCAGAGTCTCTTACAAGAACTAAAGACACAGACAGGAAACCGCTCTCACAACAATGAGAAAACAGTTCACTATATCAAAGAGAAGATCAGTGAGAATCCCTCTCCAGATAAATACATCAGTCTGTTTcactgtctgaatgaactggGTGATCTTTCACTAGTGAATGAAGCTCAACCTCATATGAGCTCTAGAGGATTACGTAATGTGAAACTCTCCTCATCTCAGTGGTCAGCtttagtttttgtgttgttgaccTCAGAGGAGACAATGAAGGAGTTTAACCTGTACAGATTAATTGGATACAAAACTGATCA tgaCACAGTAAATACAGCAGATGAAGTTCTTCAGAAGATGCTGCCTGTGATTACAGCAACTAGATCAGCTGT